The Salvia miltiorrhiza cultivar Shanhuang (shh) chromosome 1, IMPLAD_Smil_shh, whole genome shotgun sequence genome has a window encoding:
- the LOC130985872 gene encoding loganic acid O-methyltransferase-like — MAQSSTMIGGDGIYSYKKNSTLQRDGFEAAKKVINEAISKNLDIEKVLSEGSTTFAIADLGCSVGPNTFLAMQTIIETLLQLQQHHHSHLEFLVFFNDQTSNDFNTLFASLPQPRSYFAAAVPGSFYGRLFPSSSVHVAFSSSSLHWLSRVPPALQLRDSPAWNPGRIHYTGASDAVAKAYADQFEEDMEVFLKARGEEIVGGGMVIIIMPGVPDGLLTHDVGIAITFLGCILMDMVKEGVLKQDKVDTLNIPHVYPSMKQMRRAVEKNGCFEIVEMEIRNARSNLDAPIDIESAVMHLRALAEASVANHLGSHELVEELFNRALHRKALFSQMLYSAGIQIGSQLFAILKRK; from the exons ATGGCACAATCATCTACAATGATCGGCGGCGACGGCATTTATAGCTACAAAAAGAATTCCACGTTACAG AGGGATGGGTTCGAAGCAGCGAAGAAGGTAATAAACGAAGCAATCAGCAAGAATCTGGACATAGAAAAGGTGTTGTCCGAAGGTTCAACCACGTTTGCGATCGCAGACTTAGGATGCTCGGTGGGTCCCAACACGTTCTTGGCTATGCAAACCATAATCGAAACCCTACTCCAACTCCAACAACACCACCATTCCCATTTGGAATTCCTAGTGTTTTTCAACGACCAGACCTCAAACGATTTCAACACCCTCTTCGCCTCCCTCCCTCAGCCCAGGAGCTACTTCGCGGCCGCCGTGCCGGGCTCCTTCTACGGCAGGCTCTTCCCCTCTTCCTCCGTCCACGTCGCCTTCTCCTCGTCCTCCCTTCACTGGCTGTCGAGGGTGCCGCCGGCGCTGCAGCTCAGAGACTCTCCGGCGTGGAACCCCGGCAGGATTCACTACACGGGGGCCTCCGACGCGGTGGCGAAGGCTTACGCGGATCAGTTCGAGGAGGATATGGAGGTTTTCTTGAAGGCGAGGGGGGAAGAGATTGTGGGGGGTGGGATGGTTATCATCATCATGCCTGGTGTGCCTGATGGACTTCTTACACATGATGTTGGCATAGCTATTACTTTTCTTGGATGCATTCTCATGGACATGGTCAAAGAG GGAGTGTTGAAGCAAGATAAAGTGGACACATTGAACATTCCTCATGTATATCCAAGTATGAAGCAAATGAGGAGAGCTGTGGAGAAAAATGGGTGTTTCGAAATCGTGGAAATGGAAATAAGGAATGCAAGGTCAAATCTGGACGCCCCAATTGACATAGAGAGCGCAGTAATGCATCTTAGAGCTTTGGCAGAAGCAAGTGTGGCCAATCACTTGGGCTCTCATGAGCTTGTGGAAGAGCTTTTCAATCGGGCACTTCACCGCAAAGCCTTGTTTTCTCAGATGCTGTATTCTGCCGGAATCCAAATCGGTTCTCAACTTTTCGCCATTCTCAAGCGCAAATAA